The region ctcACTATGGGCAATGCAAGTGAGATTGCTGATGGTGTCAATCacactatttaaaaaatgtttcaactTTTTCTCTCATTAAAAAAGTCTGATTGTTATAAAGGGTGTATACTACTGTGTATAAAGAGTAATTGTGCATGAGCCTACAAGTATGACAGGATATTCACTGTGTGCAAGATAATACAAATTTCTTCCCCTTGATTATATAGCCCATTCACgaaaaaaaatttgtgaaacatcaagttttattgtaaatttaatCACAAATTAACAAATGATATGGTACTATTCATAAACATATAACACATAATTCATTCACaaaatagcaggaaaaaaaatgctgaaggtttgacaaaaatccatcaaagaattaaaaaagttacctggtattagaatttcaattatttgatttgtgacgtcattttaaataaaataacatatggggcagctgctcgtttatgacgccacaaatccaaaatttacaATTCTAATATTAAACTTTCTTAATCtctgatggattttcctcaaaccttcaccaatattttcatcatttttctgctatttttacaacaaactattcttcagggtgaatttcccctttaattgttgactccgctgccgccgccgtcggaaataTATACAACAGTCTGAGCAGGGACGTGAGTACATGAGGTGCCCTACAGTGTAAATCCATGTAAATTTGGTCAATGGTACAAAGGTACTTCAGGAGATAAGAATTAAAATTAAACGACCTCTTGACGGGCAATCTGATGGTtcataaaaacaaagattgCAGTTTACTGTATTTGATTAGGACAGCTCAAATCTGCTTTTGTTTGTTAATGTCTGATGATGTGTTTTGATGGTGACTGTTCTGtgcaaatatatacatgtagaattgaTAATGAGAGATTTCTTTGTTCTTTGAAAAAACCTCAGTTCAAGAACTTCAAGTTCAGAGCAGGCCTTGTACAGTCTCCTAATAATAAAAACACACATGGTGACACCATGATTACAGCCGTAATGCAGAAAGCAGGTTACTGTTTTGAACAATGCTCTGTATTTATAAACATGTAGGCTCAGTCCTGTGTAGGCTATTTCTCAATTAAAATTTACCTTGCAATGTGTGCAGGACTTTGTAAATTGCATTGCAAGTAAAgattatgttcattttttttgtacatgtgtCAGGTCTTGCACGTTATGCATATGATTTGAGACAAGAAATGTACATACCAACGGTACCTGCatttatttcctgaaaaattTGCCCGCAAAAGGTACAAGCTGattaatttcaatcaagcaTTATTGTAATCCAAGTAGTAGATGAATTTATCTAAAGTCTATTTTGGAACGGAAAATATCCAGGGACTATGAATTCTGTATATCAAAAGTCAAGTTATATTGgacccataggcggatccagaggggccTCCCCCCCCTGACATCCTGACATATCCCCCCTGCCTGGTATAGAAATTGAGAATTaagtgacggggggggggggggggaagaggaATGGATAGTCCATTTCCCTTCAATCACCATGCTAATAGGAGGCAGATGGAAATACAATGCTTCACTTCACAACAGGGATACAAGATCAGGGAGAGAGGGACAGAGAGCGGGAATAGAAAGAATGGGAGGGGAGATACTGTATATGggtagatgggggggggggggggcggtgcaTGTAAATGAATCTAGTCATACATTTTATAACACAGCAAGAAATTGAAATTCTGAGACATCACTGCAGACTGCCATGAAAGTGGGATTTATATGTCTGTACATACCGggtataaatacataaatatgtgTTTTTAATGGCCAAAATTCCTACTGATATCCCTgcataaattgtattttatacTCACAGTGAACTTCGCCCTTTGTTCCATGACCTCGTATCCACTGATAGGCACATAGAGTTCATCTAATTGTTCATCCCCTCCTTCCTCATTGTTTTCAAAGACCAGAGGCGAGTAGCCCAGGATGGATCCTGCCACGTTACCCATCCCTTCAGCAACCTCTTCCCaattctcttcttcttctcgttCAAAATGTTCCCTATCCTGATTATAATTCCTTGTGAGCTGGCTCGGATACCTCTGGCCTCCAGCTGCCAGAGGTGTAGAAGTACTACAAGGTCTCCCTGCTCCAGAAGCGACTAACCCTGCAGAAGGTGAAGTACTGTTTTCGGCACAGTTGGTTGCACAAAGTGTAGAACTGATGGCACCGCTTTGACAAGGAGAAGATCCAGCTCCCTGCCCTAGAGTACCATCACCATTTGAGTCATGGATATTCCTAACTGTCCCTGTAGACACGTGAGTAGTACTTTGTTTATTGACTTCAGCACTGTGACTGATTGATGTGACATCAGCAGCAGCTGAAGAGGAACCCTGATTGTCTGTCCTCTCAACTGAGAGGGCGCCATTTTCTTGGATGGACTGGCAGGATTGGGTAGTACTGGTATTGGGATTGTTTGAGTGATGAGAATTTGGTTGATCTACAAGGCTCTCAGGGGTTGCCTCCTCGGCAACCACAACGTCTCCGTCACTGTCTGACATCTTGATGTCTGGTGACTCAGGGACCTTTGACACTTCACATAGCTCTGTGGTATATAAGAATGAAACAAAGAGGGCATGATGAAAGAAAGATCTGGAATTCCATTCCTAGATATTAAAGTGCTAATGGAGAAAAGAGAAACAAGTGTAAAATCTTTTCCTCTACATGGAGTTTTGTCTAAGAATCCAATTGGGGAAATGGGGTCTGCTAAAATATAAAACAgaccactattcaaaagaaaCAATGCTCGAAAGGgctattattcatgattttagaAAAGTTCATTATTGAAAAAGGCCACTATTCAGGAGATAAAGAAGTGGGTCATTTCAATAACACACAAAGAGTGTTATTCATATCAAAAGAGTCAGTCTAATTTATAATTCATGGACTTTGTTTGATGCAGGGTCACTATGTGGCTAAAATCTGGATGTGGTTGAATTTGGatgaaaaaaacttttttctgaaaattggaaagccagcaaagtgaGCAGCTATttaaaattatggaatttttGTCAAAGATAAAGTATAAATTAAGAATGCTATGACAGTCATCTTGTAATACTAAagaaaattcaatgaaaattatgatgtagtattaaaagatatatatacTTTGGTGAAATTTTTAAGGGTGGCTGGCTGGCTGCAGCCCCTTCCAAAAATCCACTAGTACACCATTAATATGCCAATCTGAAGAGAAAAGAATCTGCTACACCAAATTTATTTAAGTTATTTGATTCCCAAGCAAGTACTGTACACCCCTCTGCCACATGATCTATGATCACAGCCTGTAATATATTTACACCGGTATAGGTGGTTGAACTAAGGCAGAACTAATGACTAATACAGCTAATTCAATATTGGTGCTCAGGGTTGCAGTCGGGCAAatagagatggggggggggggatgtgccTATCTTAGAACAAAGACCTTTACGCTTTGATGGTTCCCTATTTGAGCTTCTAATTGCCACTCAGAAGATATTGttcataaatcatttttgtCAAGATATTGTTGATTGTGGAGACATGTAGATTTAACCCTTCCAAAATACTTTACAAGTTAAAACAGATTTGTATCTTTAAGTTAAATATTTTCACCCTTGTGTAGTCTGCTAAATGTAATTTTGTCCACATCCTTCTTCCTACAGTGTTATGGAAAGTTGTTACATTACAACttacaattttgaaaaatttctaCTCATTTACATGTAACATGCAGGTATTTCAGATATATAACAATGAATTTAGTTCCAAgctgacaataataataatactaataatacatTGTATTTATAATAGCGCTTAATACGTGATGtatctaagcgctttacaaaaatttacaaaacaattaggTACATGTAGCATACATCAATAACATTGGACAGTTAACATACAAGAAAGGAAATGTACAGTGTAAAGTATTTTCAtataacaaattacaaattagCTAAGAAAACTGCCTACTCAAGTtgggaagtacatgtacacaatgtgaacaaataatgaaaataataaaaactatgACGTTTATTAATTAAATAGTTCAAATACAATCagtttaaacaaaatgaattatcagAAATACCATAACATATGCATtatgttcaaacaataaaacaggCAATAGCTAAACATAAACAAACAAGAAATCAAGGAACAATCGTTTGATATTGACAAGATTAACTTCAAACTTAAAACTTAAAGGAAGAATTGTAGAGGTAAGTTTTGAGAGAAGCTTAACACCAGGTATTTCTGATCTGGGTATAATTTCTAATCAGAAAATACTGGGTATATTCTGATCtgggtatacatgtaatttctaATCAGAAAATACTGGGTATATTCTGATCTGGGTATAATTACCAATCAGAAACTACCTGGTATTTTATGTGATCAAGTGGGTATTAAAGCTTCCGTGATCAATGTTACATTATCTGAAAATCAGACCAACTGGTATTAGACCTACATGAAGTGGcagaggcggatccagctttttataaagggggggtttgggtggtatgcgagggagcgtagcgaccgagtccaaggGAGCGGAGCGGGCAAGcgaggggggagggtgtggggtgtcccccctccactgtagggaaaatttttgaaaatctctgtgtgaaaatggcgttttcttgcatctaaatcaccactatttttggtatagaggccgttgccaaattaaccccaatgaaaatttgtaaaattaagttgcattttcctgcaaTGTAAGGCAAGTTAACAACACAGATACAAAGAATTGGGGACCTTGGAATAAGCACTGTTAGCCTAATACTtatattatgaataataataataataaatgaaataaatacatagaaatagaataaaataaaattacaagtttaaaaaatataagattttaaaaaataatccccggatttttttggggggggttgcaacccccaacccccccctctagatccgcttctgagtggatacataaaaaattgtataggcctactacaTATCCTACAACTATGGTACTGTACATGGAAGGAGAAGGGGACTGAACCAGCAATGGGAAGACTGTTACAAGGTATGGCCACTATGCCACTGTATTAGATGTATGGAATTATGATGAGGCAGACAGATGGACAGAAGAATTCATCACTGTCTTCTATTCAGAGATGTAAATTTACACTTGCTGCTGTGTTGAAACAATGTTGAAAGTaatgatattttgcttattttcacatcTGTTTGATGCAAAGAGGGAACCGattgatgtcacccactcactattttttgttttctttttttatcatatttcattatgatgttatcaaacaaaaataattaatctAAAGTGGGATTGAATTGTTGTGATGATTTGATGAAGAATCaccatattgtcaaatttgcgcaattttttttcttcaaatattgtaTAGTTTGTACAAttaagtacaaaagaaataatgagtgacaTCGACTCTCTTATTAACATAGCACAGTCAGTGTTGTGCAAGTAAAATAAGTGATACTTACATCCAATGAAAATGTGTGAATAACAtggcacttacatgtacatagtgtATGGCTTTAATATTATAGTTTGAGTATCCTGTGTGGCAGGGGAGCCTATAAAAGCTACATGTCAGATGGATTCATGTATTTCCAATGGGGTTCTTTatgtatgatgtacatgtacctttaaaagCTGATGGCTCccccccacccaaaaaaaaaaaaaaacttgtggaAACACGAAATCGTGGCAAAAAACGCTTGTGAAAACACAAAATACACGTTGCAGCAACAACAAcataaaattgtgaaaacaatAAATTGTAGTAAAAAAACACTTGtgaaaatacacaaaattgCAGTAAAGAACACAAGTGGAAACACAAAATCGCAGAAGAAACACAAGTGGAAAAAAATTGCAGCTAAATATCATGGAGTGCTACTACCCTTCTAAATTATGAAcgtgactacatgtacatatacatagAGCAAATGTATTTGGTTTTTCTAGTtgattttctattcatttatatcaatatttcttCAGACTCCCACAAGGGCATGTGAtggcaatgaaaaaaaaaaccccaggAACAAAAGCCAAACAATCAAGACGACAGACATTCAAGTTGTCTTGTCCTTGCAATGTCTATTTAATTGGGAAGGGAATAACATTGGGGTTTGGACCAGttttatattacaaatgcaAAGAAGAAACATGTAAATGCAAATGCACGGTCCATAGAAATTTACAAGGAGACCATAATTACATTCATCATAGTGTGATTCCACAGGGACAATATATATGAGGGTTATTATTTTCCTGCTCCTTTTAATTCTACTTCACAATTTATTTACATTGGACCCAATGAGAATTTACAGAGGCTATTAGGCAACTAATACTGGGGTtaatttgtattcttttaatAGTAAAATTGCCCTCAACTGCACCCTCACCTTTTTTCTGTTCTGATACTGTAATAAATTTTCTAATAAAGAGaaatcattaaaggtcaagacTTGACatgtccaccccaggaaaatgctgacttgaataagaaaaaaatcaaactagcatagtgctgaaaatttcatcaaaatctgatgtaaaataagaaagatatgtcattttaaagtttcgcttatttttcacaaaacagtgatatgcacaactaggtgagtcagtcgatgatgtccatcattcactaatttcttttgttttttattgtttgaattatacaaaatatcattttttatagatttgacgataaggaccaacttgactgaaccatatagtattaaacaatgctaattccacatgttcagggaggaattaattgttgtatcacttgacaatgaggagaaaattagaatatttcatatttcatataatagaatacaaaagaaataatgagtggatgacatcagtctcctcatttgcataccagccaggatgtgcatataactgttttgtgaaattaagcgaaactttaaaatgtcattccttattttacatccgattttgatgaaatttttagtgttgcttgttggatttttctctttttattcaaatcaactttttgttggggtggacttgtccttaaagcAATTGAGTTATTAACAGGAACCTCTGAACCtatcaattctttatattttgtcattttaattcttttgaaatgtcTTTTAAACTTCATTCGTATCCAATAATGTTATTCAAACATGGTTGGTATGAAAGACTATGTATAGCTCAAAATAATGACTCTACCTGATGTcatcaaattacatgtatagcCTTGTTTTATCCCATTTTCCTTCCTCAATCGTTTCCTATTGCTGACTTTACTGAAAAAATTAatctctacatgtacatgtagttcattcaAAGTACAAATACTATTACTGACATAAAAAATTCATAATGGTGAATAAAGTACTTTAGGAACCAAGATAGGTTATTTTACATGCTATTTTTTTGCACAAAATGTGGACATCTCCTAGCTTCACGTTTCACATTTACAATGGCACACAAACATATTAAAGTGAAAATAtggattatgatattaatatcatcaatggaaaaaaattatatatgcaGTTGAATCTTTTGGGATCATTTATCTGATTGAGTCTAACTGGCAAAATTTGACTTAAGGTGGAAACAACATGTTTTGCATGTTCTGGGTCTGTTTCATAgaatataataacaaatttgcaatagtgctgaaattattcaattttggGGGCTGAAAGCACGGAGGTCCATGCCAAAAGTAAATTTGTTATGAAGTTTACAAGTACTTGATATCATAAGTATTATCAGTCTCAAAGATACAAGGCCCTGGTCTGATGAACCTGAAGATACTACCCAATTTTTCCCTGACATGGTAATTTAATTCCTTGAAGCATATAAGTTGCTGAGCTACTGTACAACTTAACagtcgaggtaagaaataaaaattgtaataaaaagtCCTTGAGAAAGTGCTAAAACAAGTTGGCTCATATGTTGTGGCCAGAGAGACAATGGTGGGTCCCCGtttcataaatacatgtacttgtaatatcagcaaaaaaaaattgaaggctttcagtagcttttaactgttattgtaaatttttattataacaagttttatgaaacagaccccaGATTTGATATTACAAAACTAGTGTCCCAAATATCTATAGGTATTATCATGTCATAACTAACATAAATCACACTATAAATTGTGCACGCCACAACTAAACTTCCCACAAAGCAGAAAGATCAACTCTCAAAGAACAGTATATTGATCTTGCCCTTTCATCCTAAAATCAATTTGgattctatgaaaaaaaaatgtgaaaaattttgtgcattaATAAACAAAcggtttagaaaaaaaatccctcaaagaatatgaaagaagagttttcatttttttttcatcacataCATGCACAAACAGTTCCTCCATCATGTCATGTGTTATACCTGTAAAGGCAGTTTTTCTGAGAataaaaaattacttttcatGTGTATATTTACATATAGATTCTCAGACATATTTTCAGTCCTCATAACTACTGATAAACATGCGATGTCAcaatcaaaatgtcaaaattcctAACTCTGTTCATATGGATTCTCATTCAAACTTTATTactatttctctcattttccgACTTTTATTAACCAACTCGATATCAGGAGGAACCTCCCCTTTATAAAGATACCATATTCTATATTTCTATTTctagtctacatgtacattttcaattCAGAAGATAGTCATTAGTTACAAGCAAATGATGACTGCAATGATGTCAGCATTTCTAGTGTAGTTCCACAATACAGACATATTCGTTGCAGCCAACGACTTACATGTAATACACAATCTCCACGTCCTACGATTCTAAATAGAGTTTTCATTGAATCAACAAACCAGTGGTTGAGCCTGGGAGCCAAATTACAAGATCATTTTTCTGACTCATTACGATGATAAAACAAATGCCGATGGAAAATAACGAACATTGCTTGGTGTTTACAAAAGAGGCATATCAGAATTTCCAGAGGGGATAGTTAAAGAAATATTGACACTCACCCATCCTATTCCACTTGAACCATGCTCACAATGACTGCATAATTTGCGTAATACAGcatggtacatacatgtatacactttATAATAAAAGGTTTTTATAATGCACAATGCACCTACAATGAGTACGAAAATTTGTCTAtgctccatgtacatgtacatgctctGCCTACGTCAATTATTCATTATGAATTAATAACCAATTGAAAAGAAAACCTTACCAAAAATGTATACACAATTCATGTTTACCTTTtaaatgctggataacatgactgaatgtttgtacatgtattgaaaTCAGTCAGTGCTTTTGGAAATTGTGAAGTAGTTGTTTATTTTGATGGTTTCCTTATAAATGCCACCCACTGTTTACACtggtaaataaatacatttattgtTGAGATGAATTTAATACCAGGGAAAAAATTACACAGGGGCTGGAGGCAATTTAGCCCCTGAAATGCTGATAAGAGTCCTGGAAACTAAAAAGAagttctgaaaataaaaaacacttACGATGTTAACTTAAAGCTATCCAATGTCGCATGTTTACAGagtaagttgtgaaaagtagaccttgaaaattgagaaaaaatttTGCCTGATTCATACAAATGCATTCATGCAAAAAAAGCCTGGTACTCATACAATGTTTGCTGGAACACATGAATATTTTCAACTATCTTCAATAGCCTACAACGagcaaaatataaaaacatgtgAAAGAGGCTATTcaattacgctttctaaaactaatACTCTAAactgattcaggaaaccagtcaggaa is a window of Lytechinus variegatus isolate NC3 chromosome 2, Lvar_3.0, whole genome shotgun sequence DNA encoding:
- the LOC121409558 gene encoding uncharacterized protein LOC121409558 — its product is MSDSDGDVVVAEEATPESLVDQPNSHHSNNPNTSTTQSCQSIQENGALSVERTDNQGSSSAAADVTSISHSAEVNKQSTTHVSTGTVRNIHDSNGDGTLGQGAGSSPCQSGAISSTLCATNCAENSTSPSAGLVASGAGRPCSTSTPLAAGGQRYPSQLTRNYNQDREHFEREEEENWEEVAEGMGNVAGSILGYSPLVFENNEEGGDEQLDELYVPISGYEVMEQRAKFTVFKLNVQKTATEGYFIFRRYTDFTRLNMKLKILYPCFRLALPPKRWFGNNFDPIFLEDRMLGLQAFLNNITGHKEIRKSAPVKEFLCLNDPPGPHDSLEESRVMVESLGRSCI